The sequence below is a genomic window from Bacillus sp. S3.
CAAAACCGGCAACGCCGAAATCTCCTTCTTCAACGGCGTAGATGAGCACATCATCCAAACGGTTATGAGGGAGTTGAAAAATCCGTGAAACACGATTTTACTAGCGTAAAAAATATTTACATCATTTGCGGTAAAACTGATATGAGAAAAGGTATTGACGGACTAGCCACATTAATTCAAGATTCCTTTGAATTGGATCCATACGGGGATTCCATTTTCTTGTTTTCAGGATGGAGTAAAGATCGCTATAAATGCTTATATTTCGACGGTGATGGCTTCGCCATGCTATATAAACGTTTGGATAACGGAAAACTCCAATGGCCAAAGGATGAAAACGAAGTACGGAATCTCTCTCAAAAGGAGCTCAGGTGGCTCCTCGAGGGGTTATCTATCCAGCAGCCAAAGGCGATTCAGCAGTCACCAAAAGGTGCCTTCTAAATTCGTTAAAGCCCTTCATTTTATCTTTATTCCACTGTTCGAACTCGTTATAATAAAAGAAGTGAATCCGAACGAAAAGTGGTGAATGATGTGGCGAATACTTCTTCTACGAATGAAAATCAATTTGATAGAGTAATTCGATTGCTCGAAGAGCAGTTGGCTCATTCGAATCAACAAAACCAGGAGCTATCAAAAAAATTGGATCAATCGTTGAAACAGAACGAAGCGTTAACGCAACAACTTCGGCACTTAACAAAACTCTTATATGGTTCTAAAACTGAAAAATCAAGATATAACGCACCAGAAGGGCAATCGTCATTATTTGATGATGACCCGTCTTTTAGCGAATCTGAGCACACAGAAGAACAAAGCCAACAGACCATTTCTTATACTGTTGTTCGAACTATTAAAAAGAAAAAACGAAATGATTCA
It includes:
- the tnpB gene encoding IS66 family insertion sequence element accessory protein TnpB (TnpB, as the term is used for proteins encoded by IS66 family insertion elements, is considered an accessory protein, since TnpC, encoded by a neighboring gene, is a DDE family transposase.) produces the protein MKHDFTSVKNIYIICGKTDMRKGIDGLATLIQDSFELDPYGDSIFLFSGWSKDRYKCLYFDGDGFAMLYKRLDNGKLQWPKDENEVRNLSQKELRWLLEGLSIQQPKAIQQSPKGAF